The Primulina eburnea isolate SZY01 unplaced genomic scaffold, ASM2296580v1 ctg1224_ERROPOS3294427, whole genome shotgun sequence sequence CCATAAACTCCATTATAAGCATCACCATTCTCAGATGAAGCAGAGTCGAGTAAATCCATTGAGGTGCTAAATTTAGAACTATCATCTGAGAGACTCATATCATCCTGATCAGACCAGGGTCCACCAAACATATTCCTCTTGTGCCACTCTTCAGCTGGAGGATGTAGTTCCAACTCCCGGAGAAGCAGACCTGCAGCATCTGCACCTCTAGGCCGGGGCATATTCTGCTCACAGAGAGTGATTTTTACGGATgaaaataaatcaagatattgGCACACAAATTTGTAGGCTACGTTTAGGGTGTAATGTCACCCTGGAAAAATGGGGGCTGATGGAACAAGCCATCAACTAGGAAAATGTACTACATTTAAAGACAAGTACCTGCATATGAGGGCCAAGTGATGCTTCCACAACCTCTGGTAAAACAGTATAGTTTCCATCGATATAATGAAGTCTAACTTGAATGTTGCTGCTCCCCACCTGGGAAACTGGTAGAGGATGTGCCAAACCTGATGTCCTCCGACAGAGATCCATAAGTATAAGAAATAGAACCTTCACCTGCATGGTAGTCGTAATAAAACTAAGATAGTTAAGAGAAAAGGACGGTAACTAAGATAGTTAAGAGAAAAGGACGGTATCCAAAAATAGCAACTTCCAAACACAAAGGTTCCCCTTGTGACACCAATGGCTGCAAACAATCAATGAGGAAATCTGATTAAAGCTCACATAAACTGCATTCTTGAATGCTAAAAACAAAGTCTTAGAAACATTGCTGTGTTAGATCTTTCTCATTAACAAACATAGCTCATATATTATTTCCTTCATGAATAACAAAGCAATAATATTTCCATCATTATATTTTGCAACTATAAGGCTTTTTCAAGAATGCCATCACCCTTGGATGGGCAATTGAATCTTGTTTATGGGAAATAAGCACTCTTTCTGCATCTGCAGTTTTACATAGCAGAGGTACCTTGCCCTGAAAAGGTTAGCTAGCTCAATTTACTGTCCAATCTGTCTTTGATGCCTATTTCCCATTTCCTTCATGTATAAGTAAAATCAGTCTTATTCTTAGTTGGATGCATGATCAAATTCTTACTATAGTCAAGCTTTCAATATCTTGTTAATGGCCGAATCTCGTGCATCCTTCCCCACCCACAAAAAATAAGAATAGTGCCCGTTTGATACAAGTAAGAAATAGAATttcattttttcctttttccatAACTTTAAAAAGTCTCCCACATCCGTTCTTCACCCTTTTTCCATGTAAATTTTGCATGTATTCGCTTACCTCCTCAAAGGTGTATCCTTGACCAGCATTGCCAGAACCTAATCTTGACCGACTGGTTGGACCTTCTTCAGGTCCCTTTGGCCCATTACCAACCTGTACAGTTCTTGTGGCCTGCGTTTCATCCGACCTGACAACAGCTGTAGCTGGTTTTGCAGTAATTGAGTTTGTTTCTTCTGATTTGCCTTGCACCCCAGGTTGTGGTTTTTGGATTGTTGAATCAGTATTTCTTTGAGCAGCCCCAATAAACCGTGGTAGTTGTGTTCGCCGGAAGAAAAAACAAAACAGTAGAAGTTGGCATAGCCGGTGAAGAAAATGACAGTCTCCAATAAGTCTAACAGCTGGAGTTCCTGGAAATGTTCCTGTGTTGATACTTATTGGCATAAACGTTGAAGGACCACTTATGGGGTTTGGTGCAGAACTAGGAACCCCGTCAGGTGTGTTACTGATCTTGGCAATTGCTCCTTGTACCCAAGCTTGCATCTGAGTGCTTCCTGTCGAGCTTGCAGTTCCACCTTGCATACCTGAGCGTAAGAGATTTCAGCTTGTGTCAAGACATTGGAATTGAGAAAATAGAGTCCCAGCTAAGTATTAggaagaaataaaatataaacgAAGTCGTTCACTTTTATAGTTATTTGCGGAACGTGCTTTTCATGGAATCTTAGGCAGTTAGGCACAAGGTGACGAGAGTTCCTTATCGAAATCAGGGGCACCAGGCATGACATTAAAATTTTCGTGTCTAATGGATAGAATGAAAACTACAGTAAAGTTTTCCAATGTTCTGGCCAAAAGAAAGTACTCCAAGACGAGatacaaaaaaaacaaaaactggGGAACACTGCAAACAAGCATGTAAGTTAAACTATGGGACAGTTTTCTAATGTTCTGGCCAAATGTAGAAAGATATTCCAAGACGGGATCAAAAATTGGGGAACACTGCAAACAAGCATGTACGAGAGAATAGCACCTAAAACAATACAAACATGAAACAACAGCAAGCACCAACTCAAAGCTAACGATGCAAGAATATCCTACCACAGGCAAAACTCATCAGGCGTTTTAGAGTCAGTCGCAAGGCTTAGGTAAGACTGGGAAGTAATTGCAGTATGGTGGTTCTGTAATTAATCACAGCATTCACAGAGACCGGAAACGGCAGATTTAGGGTTTTGGATTGGACCTTGAATTACAACAAAAACCAAAGCAGGGACTATTGGGAAGGGCCTTGATGATATTTTTCAGTTGTAAACAGTGCATATGCCACTGGATTTTTTATTCTACAATAAGAACCTGAAGATCCCTCACTGAGGCATGACTTGCACCTCGAGAAAGGAGTGCCTGCACTTTAACAACTTACGCCCTTGAGAAAGGCATGCATGTGGACACATCTTTGGACAAAGAGGTGCCAGTAGGTATCCAGGGAGGCGCAGCTGTGCTCCGCAAGCTAGGTGTGCCCCTTTAATAACTGTGATTAAACTCACATGCTACTGAGGCTAAAATTATAGCAAAACTTGAATCCTAGAGTCGACTTACCCGAAGTTGTAGCTGGTGTAGAAGTGCTTTGGGTGGGGCTTGTCACCACACTACGGTTCCCACCTGTGCCTGCAGTGGCAGCATGACTTGCCAGTGTGCGGCAGAAACTTGCGTAACGTCGCAGACGTGTGATGAAGTGTGATGCTAGATCAAGGACTGCATCAACATAAGCCTGCAATAGAGGATGACATAATTAGTTCAAAAACAAGTTAGTCGGGGATATAATGGGACATTGAAGTGTCTAAAATTAAACCTGGATGCTGAGGACAAGAGATGGTTCAACAGCCATTGATTCAGCATCAATACCAGACAGTGTCTCGCCAGATGCTTGCCATGGTTCTTGCACCAAGGCAGAAGGATTCATTAATGCTGATTCAATTCCTTTGCCAAGCATGTCCAATAACAACCTTGCTTGCATGTCAAGAACCATAGCCCGAACCTCTTGAGCTGTAGTACCTTCTAGTAGCCTGCATTTTATTCTGTCCAGGCTCTGCATCATCCATAGGCATCATTAGATACAAAGAACTGGGTTAAAAAGTAGCTCATCAACGTACAGGATTAACTAAAAATACAAAGTACGAACATAACAAACAATTAAAAAGTACCTCGTCAACTCAACTAAAAATACAAAGCATGAACATGACCGTCAATCAAACTTACAGGTCCATACTGCTCTCTGTGCTGAGTGGAAGGAAGGGAGTGGAAATCAGCATCCAACACAGCAATAACACTGTTCAATGAAACTAGAATACCGAATTCAACCATCAGCAAGAGACAAAAACAAGGAAGCAAGGATATGATTCCTAGGAGGCAGAAGCCATATAAATAAGATTCTTTTGGCTTCTTAAACTTGTACATAAAATTATCACTAAATGTATCCTTGTTTGAATGATTTCTTCATTACGGAACTGTCCCCTTAGTAGAATAATAATGTGCATTATATTAGAATAATaactctctctctctcaaaCATAAATATTATCGTAGAAGATAGATCACAGAGCCATTGTACTAGGTTTGCATGCACACATTTCACCCTTTTGATCACGCCATTTGTCCATCACCTACACTCTCAAGTCACCATGAACTTGGACAGAACAGTTCTTCCATCAATACAGATTAAATACACGTACCAATACCATTCTCTGCGGCACTTTGAGTACAGCCAACAGCATCCCACCAATCAACCCCCACCAATAGACTCCACCAAAATCTGCCAAGGAAATACAAAAATACAAATTGATTCACACTCAATAAAATCGAGATTTTTATCGCAGACGACTGTTTTATGTGGCCAAAATTCAGCGGCAAACTCACAACTATTTATTCAGGTACCTCTCTGCAATAGCCCTCTCCCATGAAGCAGAATTAACTTTCGCCTGGCTGATAGGACCAGGAGGTGGAAGAACACGGATAATTTTTAGTATAGCGCAATCACTGCTTGTATCGTGCCAGACAGAAGCAGAACAGCAACTTGTAGAAGAGAAAGCAGGAGCTGCTATAGCAGAGCCAACATTAATCTGATAGTTATCAACAGATGTGAAGTTTGCACCAGAGAAGACATGAACTCCGCCCCGTAGAAAAGAGACCGCGATTTCACCACCGTGCGCAGAATACACGATTCGCGCAAGAGTTCTAACATCGCTGGGAAGATCAAAAGGATCAAAACTGACCCTCTTCGCAGCCTCGGGACCAAATTCTGGTGTATTTTTCCCATCAGAGGCTAATCCAGTTGTTGCTGCTGGAGGACCCCTGAATTCACTGGATGCTGGAATGCATTTGATTACTTTACTCACCCAAACTGTCTGCTTAGGTGCCTGCCCACCAAAGCTGGAACTAGGGTTTCCAAATATCTGATGGATCACGACGTTCTCAACAGATGATTCCCAACGTTGAACTCTCCACCCAGTGACAGAAGGACCCTCATCAGGATCATAAGGGGACATGTATTGCCCTGCACAATCAATGTAACAGATCTATGTATCAATAAACACAAAGAGATCCATAGAAAAATCTGCCCAGTTTTAATCACCTAATCAATGTTCAGATTTCAATGACAAAGTAGCAACAGCGACAAGGCAACCAAACAaagataataataatgataactgATCATTTAAAACAGGTGTAAAACGCTTTGATAACTAAAAGTAAAACATGAAATTATATTCATATCATATTATACATCAAACATGCTCATGTGCTGTAAATGTGACAATCATAATCAAGGAGGTGACATATCAATCAATGGTCACAATAAAACCGAAGGAGAAATTATTAGAGGTGCCAGAACTTGGATTGCAACTACAGTTAAGTATGGTTTGACCATTAACAACTCGCAGAAAAAGCAAAATAAACCTAAAATTTGGTAACATGAAATTATATTCATATCATATTATACAGTAATAATGATAATTGATTGGAAAACGTCAGAATAATGACGAATAACAGCGTGTACAAAATccaaaatcaaaacaaaatattatataaaatataaaatatacgtTCGAAAAATAAACACGAATTCATTATCGATTGgaaaaagcataaaaatataaagcaATTGAATGAGCGACAAATATTGAACGAAAAAATGAACCTAAAATTTGGTAACATTTTGGATTTTTTAGAGATTATGAAAGATGAAGCAATAATTAAAATGAATTGGAATGATTGTTAATCAAAGTATATAACATTCGTGACTCGAGAAGAGAAAACACATACAGAAGGCCATAGAGTGTATACTTGGATATTAATAACATGTAAAAAATTGAGACTAAAATTTGGGTCTACAAATTATTAAAGAAAGTTGGATCAGTATAGACATCTAAGCATATAATAATAGTGCTGGCTCCGCCAGTGGAGATCTGCAATAGCAAATGAAATCAAAAAGCAAGAATGGAATAAACATTGATGCAGCGTCAAATGATGAACAGCTTGGACCACCAAATAGTTACGATCAGTATGTAtgtaaacacacacacatatatatctgCAATAGCAAATGAAATATAAAAGGCAAGAATGGATAAACATTGATGCAGCATCATATGATCAACAGCTTGGACCAAAAAATAGTTACAATCAGCAGGTAGGtaaacctatatatatatacacacagatacatacatacatatacatacgtagatatgtgtgtgtgtgtgtgtgtttacatatatacatgtgtatacatatatatgtttaGCTTGCATTAGAGCACAATAATACCTTCAACTATCACAACTGATATCACTGAACCGCCACATGTTGGATCAAAGGCAACTGCAGTAACACCAGAACCCCAAGTTGTAGTTGCAGCTGATTGAGCTGCAGCCTCAGGACTCACATATGCGGAAAAGTTTGAAACTGGAGAACAATGAAGCATTACCATATCACTGTAATCATGTTCTGCCAGTTTCTTTCCATGCTTTGCTTCTAACAACAGATACTCCTGCCACCTAAACAAATATGCAGCCAATGGGGTAAAACCATTCCAGGAAGAGGGCTAAGTGATGGTGGGACTTCATTATTCACACTTGCTTTTGGAGTGGCTTGAAAACCATTCCCAGGGCCAGGTGTGACTTCCCAAACAACAACAGTTGAGGGGTTCACAATTGGAACACCAGCCACATGCATGGCTCCAGAATCCGTCACAATGGCATCAGCAGCCATAATCCCGCTAGGCCCAGCGCCCAAAAGCCCTTTACTTGTACAAAACCACTTAGATGGTGCACCACTCTGATTAGGTGGCCACTGAGACCAATGGATCTGAATAGAGCCTGATGAGAAAACAGAGCAAACACAGAGAAAATTTGGCCAACCAGCTGTTGCCAAAACCAAAGGAAACAGCTcagtgataaaaaaaaatcacaaagttTGATCCATGAAGAATTGACTCGAGTATAGATGCTAATTTAATCGAGTTGTGGAGCTACATCATAAGCAGTTTGAAAGCATACATGGAAGTGATATATGTTACCAGCTGGTTGGCCAAATTTTCTCTCTGTAAATAATATATAGTAGTTCATGAAGAGCGTGTTTATTCTTAGTCAATGCATACGAGGTAAGTTAAAATTCTAAGACTACTCAAAAAATTGTACCTAGAATCATTTTCTATTCTCTAGTATATAT is a genomic window containing:
- the LOC140820559 gene encoding LOW QUALITY PROTEIN: mediator of RNA polymerase II transcription subunit 16-like (The sequence of the model RefSeq protein was modified relative to this genomic sequence to represent the inferred CDS: inserted 1 base in 1 codon), coding for STSNPPFWIPIHIVIPERPTECTVFNVIADSPRDSVQFIEWSPTSCPRALLIANFHGRITIWTQPSQGPANLVKDASCWELEYEWRQDIAVVTKWLSGVSPYRWLSVRSSGSTKSTFEEKFLSQQPHAPAGWPNFLCVCSVFSSGSIQIHWSQWPPNQSGAPSKWFCTSKGLLGAGPSGIMAADAIVTDSGAMHVAGVPIVNPSTVVVWEVTPGPGNGFQATPKASVNNEVPPSLSPXSWNGFTPLAAYLFRWQEYLLLEAKHGKKLAEHDYSDMVMLHCSPVSNFSAYVSPEAAAQSAATTTWGSGVTAVAFDPTCGGSVISVVIVEGQYMSPYDPDEGPSVTGWRVQRWESSVENVVIHQIFGNPSSSFGGQAPKQTVWVSKVIKCIPASSEFRGPPAATTGLASDGKNTPEFGPEAAKRVSFDPFDLPSDVRTLARIVYSAHGGEIAVSFLRGGVHVFSGANFTSVDNYQINVGSAIAAPAFSSTSCCSASVWHDTSSDCAILKIIRVLPPPGPISQAKVNSASWERAIAERFWWSLLVGVDWWDAVGCTQSAAENGIVSLNSVIAVLDADFHSLPSTQHREQYGPSLDRIKCRLLEGTTAQEVRAMVLDMQARLLLDMLGKGIESALMNPSALVQEPWQASGETLSGIDAESMAVEPSLVLSIQAYVDAVLDLASHFITRLRRYASFCRTLASHAATAGTGGNRSVVTSPTQSTSTPATTSGMQGGTASSTGSTQMQAWVQGAIAKISNTPDGVPSSAPNPISGPSTFMPISINTGTFPGTPAVRLIGDCHFLHRLCQLLLFCFFFRRTQLPRFIGAAQRNTDSTIQKPQPGVQGKSEETNSITAKPATAVVRSDETQATRTVQVGNGPKGPEEGPTSRSRLGSGNAGQGYTFEEVKVLFLILMDLCRRTSGLAHPLPVSQVGSSNIQVRLHYIDGNYTVLPEVVEASLGPHMQNMPRPRGADAAGLLLRELELHPPAEEWHKRNMFGGPWSDQDDMSLSDDSSKFSTSMDLLDSASSENGDAYNGVYGLWPRKRRISERDAAFGLNTSVGLGAYYGIMGSRRDVVTAVWKTGLEGVWYKCIRCLRQTSAFASPGAGNTNQNVKEMWWISRWAYGCPMCSGTWVRVV